Proteins from one Acropora muricata isolate sample 2 chromosome 9, ASM3666990v1, whole genome shotgun sequence genomic window:
- the LOC136929844 gene encoding contactin-associated protein-like 2 yields MWTVASLTWWLLFALFAASVFGKLHTTETSFDGKTYVKYSYSGRPRSLPDRICLVFKTIKPTGILFHAQSSESDFITLELLRGRIRFSVYVWGMQEVLTKHYETYDLADNVSHQVEIDGDNVTRKTVIFIDVKKYSFKIPGFYSRQFVRQTFYLGGVDLSGIETKHLYLRERDFVFYEGCLEDANTKVNGIKFLDLAWKKNAMVVSKADGLVRGCRIMSKGYRPITFPEPDSFIKVIAPNNSTATYSFKFRTYVGEGILLSQRRTQNGAKISISFVPPGRIKLEVEFVSDSGPVTLNAGSDLNDGMWHSVAVNIGIQRMRLQVDDELIVRSHSSPGSFVSGSEVYVGASQRGFVGCMRDLLVQGHQVNISTVYRSKVKENKCNLVDRCLQNPCKNGGKCLQQWNFTSCDCSRTSFKGPKCESPAFFMQSCADWWAAGKTANSYYRINPQHSKPFPVYCNMSNENGPSTVILHSRTNKVISVESDTKGNYYQHDILYENYNEQNIKDLIASSTHCRQYLQYKCYNSVLFDSPKAFNISGRGARWVSRDGKVQDYWSGAPPGSKQCACGVKRTCKVRTKACNCDIVDNKWHIDDGYLTEPRSLPVKRLLFSVDGTSKKSKSFFVLGSLECFGSTTQRPTTFPPPEITTHNTHTAIPSKPSEPETNVSSTSSFIATTLKHPNTIKVASTVVKLFTPKGTTKSIEDASSTEQHLTTPETIIVIERPRKYITIQENPNQQLVLILLSVILAIFVISIAVLILKQSLLSPCKCLKKRFYHDENHMDTIELAAPDLLVAEPEILQFQTSPYPVRNMDCDIVLHDCHDRSSPELYSDAETDRLDISNESSMWNSENADTEKKETEKIKNYQDVDLGLIDVIPFPTSKQLSTEQQIIRLKEVIFDVLAAADVKVTHSDKNDNTTTHPIKRYKVLPQSKPEFGQALINGENGQEDILESDSEGTQTISGTSSEIEFASEERSTPGYNASSREINDEGAYVDTANEIFPDCRNSDRLRNLNRYSSDPSENYLSLDVNTLEDDASRQPISREELTRIESQYDAQNSPRSNPSYLHREQEPFLNKKRKNGTSQNQDKRRHSPRHRCTFFRQKSQEEALLSSTSIGHGVNGLKQNLTNDFPESKRSRHSSIADVFCQQQQQLSNASKIQADTQSTDIKKAATAKAPLKQSHSQKYETEL; encoded by the exons ATGTGGACCGTTGCATCGCTGACATGGTGGTTACTTTTCGCGTTGTTTGCTGCAAGTGTGTTTGGCAAGCTGCATACTACGGAAACTAGCTTCGACGGAAAAACCTATGTAAAATATTCGTACAGTGGACGGCCGAGATCTCTTCCTGATCGCATTTGTCTCGTTTTTAAGACGATCAAGCCTACAGGGATTCTATTTCACGCACAAAGCAGTGAAAGCGACTTCATAACGCTTGAGCTGCTGCGCGGGAGAATCAG ATTTTCTGTGTACGTATGGGGAATGCAAGAGGTGTTGACGAAACATTATGAAACATATGACTTGGCTGACAATGTTTCGCATCAGGTGGAAATAGATGGAGACAACGTAACTAGGAAAACAGTCATTTTCATTGATGTAAAGAAATATTCTTTTAAAATTCCTGGGTTCTACTCCAGACAGTTTGTTCGCCAAACTTTTTACCTTGGTGGTGTTGACTTGAGCGGAATAGAGACAAAACATTTGTACTTACGAGAGCGTGATTTTGTCTTCTACGAGGGTTGCCTTGAGGACGCCAATACGAAGGTGAATGGCATAAAATTCCTTGATTTAGCTTGGAAGAAAAATGCAATGGTGGTTTCAAAGGCCGATGGACTTGTGCGAGGATGTCGCATCATGTCCAAAGGCTACAGACCCATTACTTTTCCTGAACCCGATTCCTTTATCAAAGTTATTGCTCCTAATAACAGCACCGCCACCTACAGCTTTAAGTTTCGAACCTACGTTGGAGAAGGTATCTTGTTGTCTCAGCGAAGAACGCAAAATGGCGCAAAGATATCCATTTCTTTCGTTCCTCCCGGCCGAATCAAGCTAGAAGTGGAATTTGTAAGCGACTCGGGGCCTGTGACATTAAATGCAGGATCCGATCTGAATGACGGAATGTGGCATTCTGTTGCCGTGAACATTGGCATACAAAGAATGAGACTTCAAGTGGACGATGAGTTGATAGTTCGGAGCCACAGCTCTCCCGGAAGCTTTGTGAGTGGTTCCGAAGTTTATGTAGGAGCCAGCCAGCGGGGTTTTGTGGGATGCATGCGAGATCTGTTAGTCCAGGGGCACCAAGTTAATATCTCAACTGTCTACAGATCCAAggtcaaagaaaacaaatgtaaCCTTGTAGATCGTTGTTTACAAAATCCTTGCAAAAATGGAGGCAAGTGCCTGCAGCAATGGAACTTTACAAGTTGTGACTGCTCAAGGACCAGCTTTAAAGGTCCAAAATGCGAGTCACCTGCCTTCTTTATGCAATCATGTGCAGACTGGTGGGCGGCTGGTAAAACAGCGAACTCATACTACAGAATAAATCCTCAACATTCAAAGCCTTTCCCTGTTTACTGTAACATGAGCAACGAAAACGGTCCGTCGACAGTAATCCTCCACAGCCGCACAAACAAAGTTATTTCAGTCGAAAGTGACACCAAAGGGAACTATTACCAGCACGACATCTTATACGAGAATTACAACGAACAAAACATAAAGGACCTGATTGCAAGCAGTACTCACTGCAGACAATATCTTCAGTATAAATGCTACAACTCAGTGCTATTCGATTCACCGAAAGCATTCAATATCTCAGGGCGAGGAGCACGCTGGGTGTCACGTGACGGAAAAGTGCAAGATTACTGGTCGGGTGCACCTCCAGGGAGTAAGCAATGCGCATGCGGAGTGAAAAGAACTTGCAAAGTGAGAACCAAGGCGTGTAACTGCGACATTGTAGATAACAAATGGCACATAGATGATGGATACTTAACCGAGCCGCGAAGCCTTCCAGTAAAGCGATTGCTATTTAGCGTTGATGGAACCAGCAAGAAATCGAAATCGTTTTTCGTTCTCGGAAGCCTTGAATGTTTCGGTTCAACTACACAGAGACCGACCACTTTTCCACCGCCTGAAATTACAACACACAATACACACACCGCAATTCCATCAAAACCAAGTGAACCTGAAACAAACGTTTCCAGCACTTCAAGTTTTATAGCTACAACACTAAAACATCCAAATACCATAAAAGTTGCTAGCACGGTTGTTAAACTTTTTACTCCCAAAGGCACAACAAAAAGCATAGAAGATGCATCGAGCACAGAACAACATCTAACTACGCCGGAAACAATTATAGTGATAGAACGACCAAGGAAATACATAACTATCCAAGAAAACCCCAATCAACAACTGGTGCTCATCCTACTGAGTGTCATTCTGGCTATTTTTGTGATCTCAATCGCGGTGCTTATTCTAAAACAGAGTCTGCTGTCTCCTTGCAAATGTCTCAAGAAGCGCTTTTACCACGATGAGAATCATATGGATACGATTGAACTTGCTGCGCCAGATCTACTGGTAGCTGAACCGGAGATCCTCCAGTTTCAGACAAGCCCCTACCCTGTGAGAAACATGGATTGCGATATTGTTCTTCATGATTGCCATGATAGATCCTCACCAGAGCTCTACAGTGACGCCGAAACAGATAGGCTTGATATAAGCAATGAAAGTTCTATGTGGAACTCCGAAAACGCTGAcacagaaaagaaagagactgaaaagataaaaaattacCAAGACGTGGATCTAGGGCTTATTGACGTAATTCCATTTCCTACTTCTAAACAGCTAAGCACCGAACAGCAAATCATAAGACTTAAGGAAGTAATTTTTGACGTACTAGCTGCAGCTGATGTCAAAGTCACGCATAGTGACAAAAACGACAACACCACCACACACCCAATAAAACGGTACAAAGTACTACCACAAAGCAAGCCAGAGTTTGGACAGGCCCTGATAAACGGCGAAAATGGTCAGGAGGATATACTGGAATCAGACAGTGAAGGCACTCAAACGATTTCGGGGACAAGCTCGGAGATCGAGTTTGCTTCCGAAGAAAGGTCCACTCCAGGATACAACGCCAGTAGCAGAGAAATAAATGATGAAGGAGCCTACGTGGACACTGCTAATGAAATCTTTCCTGACTGTCGCAATTCGGACCGACTTCGTAACCTGAACAGGTATTCGTCCGATCCATCGGAGAACTATCTCTCTTTGGATGTGAATACACTGGAAGACGATGCCTCAAGGCAACCAATAAGCAGAGAAGAATTAACACGGATAGAAAGTCAATATGATGCGCAAAATTCACCTCGCTCTAATCCAAGCTATTTACACAGAGAACAAGAACCCTTCcttaacaaaaaaaggaagaacggGACGTCTCAAAATCAGGACAAACGCAGACACAGCCCACGGCATCGATGCACATTTTTCCGCCAAAAAAGTCAAGAGGAAGCTTTATTGTCGTCCACATCAATAGGACATGGCGTCAATGGGTTGAAACAAAACCTGACCAACGACTTCCCGGAAAGTAAACGAAGCCGTCATAGCAGCATTGCTGATGTTTTCTgccagcaacaacagcaactttCAAATGCAAGCAAAATCCAGGCTGACACACAATCTACAGATATCAAGAAAGCGGCTACTGCAAAAGCGCCACTGAAGCAATCACACTCACAAAAATATGAAACAGAACTATAG